Proteins co-encoded in one Meiothermus sp. genomic window:
- the minC gene encoding septum site-determining protein MinC has product MRIRATLNALALRLDGNETPELLHKALADLPPLPLEVEVAGVVGQGVLEALLELGRERGLQLRPPRGEKYIPYTEVIDQTVRSGVRIESPGTVVILGDVNAGAEVVAAGDIIVVGKLRGLAHAGATGQEEAAIWAMSLEAKQIRIAHHVAQAPAGEASARNPERARVVNGQIVLEAWGKR; this is encoded by the coding sequence ATGCGGATTCGTGCGACCCTAAACGCCCTGGCCCTCCGGCTCGACGGCAACGAAACCCCGGAACTGCTGCACAAAGCCCTGGCCGACCTGCCCCCGCTGCCCCTCGAGGTCGAGGTGGCCGGGGTGGTGGGCCAGGGGGTGCTGGAGGCCCTGCTCGAGCTCGGACGCGAGCGGGGCTTGCAGCTCAGGCCGCCGCGGGGCGAGAAATACATCCCCTACACCGAGGTGATTGACCAAACCGTCCGCTCGGGCGTGCGCATCGAGTCGCCGGGCACGGTGGTCATCCTGGGCGACGTAAACGCCGGGGCCGAAGTGGTGGCCGCCGGCGACATTATCGTGGTGGGCAAGCTACGCGGGCTGGCCCACGCCGGGGCCACCGGCCAGGAAGAGGCCGCCATCTGGGCCATGAGCCTGGAGGCCAAGCAGATCCGCATCGCCCATCATGTGGCCCAGGCCCCTGCCGGCGAGGCCAGCGCGCGCAACCCCGAGCGGGCCAGGGTTGTGAATGGCCAGATCGTGCTGGAAGCCTGGGGCAAGCGCTAG
- a CDS encoding DUF420 domain-containing protein gives MGELLGDIAATLIALSGLAVVVGVILIKRGDRVWHPRVMLLATGLAALFLVFYLLKWGLYGTTRYVGPEEWRGAYYALLISHTILAALNGPLVLWLLYNAFKQRFTIHKAWARWTVPVWLYVAVTGWVIDLVLKRYGEPAGGIGF, from the coding sequence ATGGGAGAGTTACTGGGAGATATCGCTGCGACGCTTATTGCGCTTTCGGGTTTGGCGGTGGTGGTGGGCGTGATCTTGATCAAGCGAGGGGATCGGGTCTGGCACCCACGGGTCATGCTGCTGGCAACGGGTTTGGCCGCTTTGTTTTTGGTGTTTTACCTGCTCAAATGGGGGCTGTATGGCACCACCCGCTACGTCGGGCCCGAGGAGTGGCGCGGTGCGTACTATGCCTTGCTAATCAGCCACACCATCCTGGCCGCCCTGAACGGCCCGCTGGTTTTGTGGCTGCTCTACAACGCCTTCAAGCAGCGCTTTACTATCCATAAGGCCTGGGCTCGCTGGACGGTGCCGGTCTGGTTGTATGTGGCGGTGACGGGCTGGGTGATTGACCTGGTGCTCAAGCGCTACGGAGAGCCGGCGGGGGGGATTGGTTTTTAG
- a CDS encoding dihydrodipicolinate synthase family protein — MIIPPLPTPFDHNGRLDTEAFRALAQAIEPHVDGLLFYGSNGEGVHLTREERAAGLAVQTPQKPAMVGLMEETLAQAAIALEEAASLGAKVLVTPPRYYEANLGPDGLLRYFGGIADMGRAEVWLYHVPANTKAPLPLPVVAELARHPRIGGLKDSSGELARMAFYASQNLGIQLYTGHAPTFLGALAHGAHGGILAVSNLAPKPYKRLLELWRAGQVAEAQALQAELEPFGRVLAQGGFVLLKQALRHLGLPGGYPRPPYPAESPVWPSFKPLLEAFKERGWTVG; from the coding sequence ATGATCATCCCGCCCCTACCCACCCCCTTCGACCACAACGGCCGCCTCGATACCGAAGCCTTCCGCGCACTGGCCCAGGCCATCGAACCCCATGTGGACGGCCTGCTGTTCTACGGCTCCAACGGCGAGGGCGTTCATCTGACCCGCGAGGAGCGGGCGGCGGGCCTGGCCGTCCAGACCCCCCAGAAGCCCGCCATGGTGGGCCTGATGGAAGAGACCCTGGCCCAGGCCGCCATCGCCCTCGAGGAGGCCGCTAGCCTTGGGGCCAAAGTGCTGGTCACACCCCCCCGCTACTACGAGGCCAACCTGGGCCCCGACGGCCTGCTGCGCTACTTCGGCGGGATTGCCGATATGGGCCGGGCCGAGGTCTGGCTGTACCATGTGCCGGCCAATACCAAAGCCCCGCTACCCCTACCGGTGGTGGCCGAGCTGGCCCGGCACCCCAGGATTGGAGGACTGAAAGACTCCAGCGGGGAGCTGGCCCGCATGGCCTTCTACGCCTCGCAAAACCTGGGCATCCAGCTTTACACCGGCCACGCCCCCACCTTTCTGGGGGCTTTAGCGCACGGCGCCCACGGGGGTATTCTGGCGGTCTCGAACCTGGCCCCCAAACCCTATAAAAGGCTGCTCGAGCTCTGGCGGGCCGGCCAGGTGGCCGAGGCCCAGGCCCTGCAAGCCGAACTCGAGCCCTTTGGCCGGGTGCTGGCCCAGGGGGGCTTTGTGCTCCTGAAGCAGGCCCTGCGCCACCTGGGCCTGCCCGGAGGCTACCCCCGCCCCCCCTACCCTGCCGAAAGCCCGGTCTGGCCTAGCTTCAAGCCCCTTCTGGAAGCCTTCAAAGAACGGGGCTGGACAGTAGGTTAA
- a CDS encoding winged helix-turn-helix domain-containing protein, producing the protein MPDLPLELAQIFHDPNLLRLLEAFKTPCTTAEAARKLGEPANRIGHRVHKLRRAGLLIEVRRQGRKVFWQARSLRHTLPPSSELLVASLEHVDRLLEELGAAIKKQLERRFLLGDRPADPAPTLVSLQDHPDLEPLLPQVYLATKALSESSRQQLRALTHQIREVVRSEANRQGSKTVVGIFVVELSD; encoded by the coding sequence ATGCCCGATCTGCCCCTTGAGCTGGCTCAGATTTTTCACGACCCAAACCTGCTGCGGCTGCTCGAGGCCTTCAAAACACCCTGCACCACGGCGGAGGCAGCGCGCAAGCTGGGCGAGCCCGCCAACCGGATTGGTCACCGCGTACACAAGCTCAGGAGAGCGGGCCTCCTGATCGAGGTGAGGCGCCAGGGGCGCAAAGTCTTCTGGCAAGCCCGCTCCCTCAGGCACACCCTACCGCCCTCGAGCGAGCTTTTGGTCGCCAGCCTCGAGCACGTGGACAGGCTGCTGGAAGAGTTGGGCGCTGCCATCAAGAAACAGCTCGAGCGGCGCTTTTTGCTAGGTGACAGGCCTGCCGATCCTGCGCCCACCCTGGTAAGCCTTCAAGACCACCCCGATCTCGAGCCCCTCTTGCCGCAAGTCTACCTGGCCACCAAAGCACTTTCTGAATCGAGCCGCCAGCAGCTACGGGCTCTGACCCACCAAATTCGAGAGGTGGTTCGGTCGGAAGCGAACCGCCAAGGTTCCAAAACCGTGGTGGGCATCTTCGTGGTTGAGCTGAGTGATTGA
- a CDS encoding ABC transporter ATP-binding protein has product MNAVLEVTGLRKRFGSLVAVDGVSLHLAAGEVLAFLGPNGAGKTTTIKMLAGLLWPDGGQVQLLGQSPHQNPWALRHLGAVLEGNRNVYWRMTALENLVYFGVARGLRYQAAQRRARALLEQLELGAKSHTEVRHLSRGMQQKLSLAVALMHDPELLLLDEPTLGLDVESALRVESMVRELAQAGKAILLTTHQLEVAQRLAGRIAIIQQGRIVLEGRTPELLGRFAGEHYLIETETPLSPAQLGHLRSLGLEGEGPPYVYHGDSDGLWRLLEALKPTPLKKVARAEADLLEVFLKVVGRA; this is encoded by the coding sequence ATGAACGCTGTGCTCGAGGTCACCGGCCTGCGCAAACGCTTTGGCAGTCTGGTTGCGGTGGATGGGGTGAGCCTGCATCTGGCGGCGGGGGAGGTGCTGGCCTTCCTGGGCCCCAACGGGGCGGGCAAGACCACCACCATCAAGATGCTGGCCGGGTTGCTCTGGCCCGATGGGGGCCAGGTGCAACTGCTGGGCCAGAGCCCTCACCAAAACCCCTGGGCCCTGCGCCACCTGGGGGCGGTGCTGGAGGGCAACCGCAACGTCTACTGGCGCATGACCGCACTGGAGAACCTGGTCTATTTTGGGGTGGCCCGTGGGCTGCGCTACCAGGCGGCCCAGCGCCGGGCGCGGGCTTTGCTCGAGCAGCTCGAGCTTGGCGCCAAAAGCCACACCGAGGTGCGCCACCTTTCGCGCGGGATGCAACAAAAGCTCTCGCTGGCGGTGGCCCTGATGCACGACCCCGAGCTTTTGCTCCTGGACGAGCCCACCCTGGGGCTGGACGTGGAGAGCGCCCTGCGGGTCGAAAGCATGGTGCGGGAGCTGGCCCAGGCCGGCAAGGCCATCCTCCTGACCACCCACCAGCTCGAGGTGGCCCAGCGCCTGGCTGGCCGCATCGCCATCATCCAGCAGGGGCGCATTGTGCTAGAGGGCCGCACGCCCGAGCTGCTGGGCCGCTTTGCCGGGGAGCACTACCTGATCGAAACGGAAACCCCGCTCTCACCCGCGCAGCTCGGCCACCTGCGCTCGCTGGGCCTCGAGGGCGAGGGGCCACCATATGTGTACCATGGCGATAGCGACGGATTGTGGCGGCTGCTCGAGGCCCTCAAGCCCACACCCCTCAAGAAGGTAGCGCGGGCCGAGGCCGATCTGCTCGAGGTTTTCCTGAAGGTGGTGGGCCGTGCTTGA
- a CDS encoding ABC transporter permease has protein sequence MLDLFWVEFKRSWLYLRRYPSEFVGAVVSLSILFLLLFLGARFLAGPGADFGERTEALLVGFLLWTLTIFAYNSLSFGLSEEAQTGTLEQLFLTPYGPIPLFLLRNLAGLGTQLLMLGSIALVLMLLTGARLSFPLFVVLPILTVLIGSYGLGFAMASLALLFKRVQQILGISQFLLIFLLQVPLDGSGWLAQLGYFLPLAPGAHLARQMMSAGASLDWGLLGLAFLNGLCYLGLGLLIFSRAVRAAKRRGLLFGY, from the coding sequence GTGCTTGATCTGTTCTGGGTGGAGTTCAAACGTAGTTGGCTGTATCTGCGCCGTTACCCCAGCGAGTTTGTGGGGGCGGTAGTCAGCCTCAGCATCCTTTTCTTGCTGTTGTTTCTGGGGGCCCGGTTCCTGGCCGGGCCGGGGGCCGACTTCGGCGAGCGAACCGAGGCCCTCCTGGTAGGGTTTTTGCTCTGGACGCTCACCATCTTCGCCTACAACTCGCTTTCCTTTGGCCTTTCGGAAGAGGCCCAGACCGGAACCCTCGAGCAGCTCTTCCTCACCCCCTATGGCCCCATTCCTCTGTTTTTGCTGCGCAACCTGGCCGGCCTGGGAACCCAGCTCCTGATGCTGGGCAGCATTGCCCTGGTGCTAATGCTCCTGACCGGGGCCCGCCTGAGCTTCCCTCTCTTCGTGGTGCTACCTATTCTTACAGTACTGATTGGCAGCTATGGCCTGGGTTTTGCCATGGCCAGCCTGGCCCTGCTTTTCAAACGGGTGCAGCAGATTCTGGGGATCAGCCAGTTTCTGCTAATTTTTTTGTTGCAGGTGCCGCTCGATGGCAGCGGCTGGCTGGCTCAACTGGGCTACTTTCTACCCCTGGCCCCCGGCGCCCACCTGGCCCGGCAGATGATGAGCGCCGGTGCCAGCCTGGACTGGGGCCTGCTGGGCCTAGCCTTTTTGAACGGGCTCTGCTACCTGGGGCTGGGCCTCTTGATCTTTAGCCGGGCCGTGCGTGCGGCCAAGCGACGGGGGCTTTTGTTCGGGTACTAA
- the hutH gene encoding histidine ammonia-lyase, translated as MLELDTELSLADFRRVVREKASVRLSEAARGRLLRCRAFVEQLVEQNQPVYGLNTGFGKLATVRIEAKDLRLLQRNLLLSHAIGVGEPFAPEVVRGMLLLRAQSLALGYSGVRVEVVERLLNFLNHDLIPVVPSQGSVGASGDLAPLAHMCLPLMGEGELTYQGQVRPAAEVLRAVGLAPLELQAKEGLALINGTQAMASLLGLLLLDSEVLLKTADIAVAMSVEALKASHRPFDEAVARLRPHPGMRATCANVRKLLEDSEIMRSHQDCDKVQDAYSLRAAPQVHGASRDALEHVRAVLLRELQSVTDNPLVLPEEGRTLSAGNFHGQPLALAADYAGMALAEIASISERRIEQMLNPSLSGLPAFLAEGSGLNSGLMISQYTAAALVSENKVLAHPASVDSIPTSANQEDHVSMGTIACRKARSIFENTLWVLAIELASAAQALDFHAPLRPGRGVEAVYRRIRQEIPHLDRDRYLKPELARLCELIRSGELVRVAEQAVGGLE; from the coding sequence ATGCTAGAACTGGATACAGAACTGAGCCTGGCCGATTTTCGCCGGGTGGTGCGGGAAAAAGCGTCGGTGCGCCTGAGCGAAGCCGCACGGGGGCGCCTGCTGCGCTGCCGGGCCTTTGTGGAGCAGCTCGTCGAGCAAAACCAGCCGGTCTATGGCCTCAATACCGGCTTTGGCAAGCTGGCCACGGTGCGCATCGAGGCCAAAGACCTCCGGCTGCTGCAACGCAACCTGCTGCTCTCGCACGCCATTGGGGTGGGGGAGCCGTTCGCCCCCGAGGTGGTGCGGGGGATGCTTTTGCTGCGGGCCCAGAGCCTGGCCCTGGGCTACTCCGGGGTGCGGGTGGAGGTGGTGGAGCGGCTTTTGAATTTTCTGAACCACGACCTGATTCCGGTGGTGCCCTCGCAGGGCTCGGTGGGGGCCTCGGGCGACCTGGCCCCCCTGGCCCACATGTGTCTGCCGCTCATGGGCGAGGGCGAACTGACCTACCAGGGCCAGGTGCGGCCTGCGGCGGAGGTGCTGCGGGCGGTGGGTCTGGCGCCGCTGGAGTTGCAGGCCAAGGAAGGGCTGGCGCTGATTAATGGCACCCAGGCCATGGCCTCGCTGCTGGGGCTGTTGCTTCTGGATAGCGAGGTGCTGCTCAAAACCGCCGATATCGCGGTGGCCATGAGCGTGGAGGCCCTGAAGGCCAGCCACCGGCCCTTCGACGAAGCGGTGGCCCGCCTGCGCCCCCACCCCGGTATGCGGGCGACCTGCGCCAACGTGCGCAAGCTCCTGGAAGACTCGGAAATTATGCGCTCGCACCAGGACTGCGACAAGGTACAGGATGCCTACAGCCTGCGGGCTGCCCCCCAGGTGCACGGGGCCAGCCGCGATGCGCTCGAGCACGTGCGGGCGGTGCTGTTGCGCGAGCTCCAAAGCGTCACCGACAACCCCCTGGTGCTGCCCGAAGAGGGCCGTACCCTTTCGGCGGGCAACTTTCACGGCCAGCCCCTGGCCCTGGCCGCCGACTACGCTGGCATGGCCCTGGCCGAAATCGCCAGCATCTCCGAGCGCCGCATCGAGCAGATGCTGAACCCCTCCCTCTCGGGCCTACCGGCCTTCCTGGCCGAGGGCAGCGGCCTCAACTCCGGCCTGATGATCAGCCAGTACACCGCGGCGGCCCTGGTGAGCGAGAACAAGGTGCTGGCCCACCCGGCCTCGGTGGACTCGATTCCCACCAGCGCCAACCAGGAAGACCACGTCTCGATGGGCACCATTGCCTGCCGCAAGGCCCGTAGCATCTTCGAGAACACCCTCTGGGTGCTGGCCATCGAGCTGGCTTCGGCGGCCCAGGCCCTCGACTTCCACGCCCCGCTGCGCCCGGGCCGGGGGGTGGAGGCGGTCTACCGCCGTATACGGCAGGAGATCCCCCACCTCGACCGCGACCGCTACCTCAAGCCCGAGCTGGCCCGCCTGTGCGAACTGATTCGTTCCGGCGAGCTGGTGCGGGTGGCCGAGCAGGCGGTGGGGGGGCTGGAATAG
- a CDS encoding GntR family transcriptional regulator, with the protein MKYLRVKEAVLQELRKPSPGFPLSENSLARRFGVSRMTARRALQELEQEGWLQRTQGRHSTPAPRRFSQGFLRVRPFYEFAQAQGARPKTQVMAAELRPTPPEVQARLGVKQAVYVERLRFLDEEPVQREARYLNAELCGEILEHDLTSESIHDLLVHTLGLPLTKVWQRLEAVALQQEVARLLQQPEGAPALRLERVTYTLLQPVTWVEYLMRADRYYLEDTFIPQGERP; encoded by the coding sequence GTGAAATACCTGCGCGTCAAGGAAGCCGTGTTGCAGGAGCTGCGCAAGCCCAGCCCCGGCTTTCCCCTATCGGAGAACAGCCTGGCCCGCCGCTTCGGGGTGAGCCGCATGACCGCCCGCCGGGCCTTGCAGGAGCTCGAGCAGGAGGGGTGGCTCCAGCGCACCCAGGGCCGCCACAGCACCCCCGCCCCCCGGCGCTTTAGCCAGGGCTTCCTGCGGGTGCGCCCCTTCTACGAGTTCGCCCAGGCCCAGGGGGCCAGGCCCAAAACCCAGGTGATGGCCGCCGAGTTGCGCCCCACGCCCCCAGAGGTACAGGCCCGGCTGGGGGTAAAGCAGGCGGTTTATGTGGAACGGCTGCGCTTTCTGGACGAGGAGCCGGTGCAGCGCGAAGCGCGGTATCTGAATGCCGAGCTGTGTGGGGAAATCCTCGAGCACGACCTCACCAGCGAGTCCATCCACGACCTGCTCGTCCACACCCTGGGCCTGCCCCTGACCAAAGTCTGGCAGCGGCTGGAGGCGGTGGCTTTGCAGCAGGAAGTCGCCCGCCTGCTCCAGCAGCCCGAAGGCGCACCGGCCCTGCGCCTCGAGCGGGTCACCTACACCCTCCTTCAGCCCGTCACCTGGGTGGAGTACCTGATGCGGGCCGACCGCTACTACCTGGAAGACACCTTTATCCCCCAAGGAGAACGCCCATGA
- the hutU gene encoding urocanate hydratase, producing MSYRAPRGNQRTAPGWIQEAAKRMLLNNLDPEVAEKPEELIVYGGRGKAARSHEDLQRILAVLERLQNDETLLVQSGRAVGVFKTQPLAPRVILANSNLVPNWATWEEFDRLDRLGLMMYGQMTAGSWIYIGTQGILQGTYETFAAAARKHFGGSLKGTITVTGGLGGMGGAQPLAVTLNGGVAICVEIDPERIQRRLDTAYLDVRADTLDEALRLAEEAKRKGQPLSIGLLGNAAEALPEMVRRGFTPDLVTDQTSAHDPLYGYIPILKADEDPALLRQHDPEGYKKRVLADMATHCRAMVEMQKQGAVAFDYGNNLRAFAKLGGFEDAFSYPGFVPAFIRDQFCEGRGPFRWVALSGKPEDIYKTDQALLKLFPEDAGLRRWLTEGVRKFKFQGLPARICWLGYRERDKAGLLFNEMVRKGELEAPIVIGRDHLDAGSVASPYRETEAMLDTSDAVADWPILNFALNAVSGAAWVSFHHGGGVGMGYSLHAGQVTVADGSEEAAYRLERVLTNDPGTGVMRHAHAGYEQAKNVARERGLDLAGWEK from the coding sequence ATGAGCTACAGAGCCCCCCGCGGAAACCAACGCACGGCCCCAGGCTGGATTCAGGAAGCCGCCAAACGGATGCTCTTAAATAATCTCGACCCCGAGGTGGCCGAAAAACCCGAGGAGCTGATCGTCTACGGCGGGCGCGGCAAAGCAGCCCGCAGCCACGAGGACTTGCAGCGCATCCTGGCGGTGCTCGAGCGCCTGCAAAACGACGAAACCCTGCTGGTGCAGTCGGGGCGGGCGGTGGGGGTCTTCAAGACGCAGCCCCTGGCCCCACGGGTCATCCTCGCCAACTCCAACCTGGTGCCTAACTGGGCCACCTGGGAGGAGTTCGACCGGCTGGATCGACTGGGCCTTATGATGTACGGCCAGATGACCGCCGGAAGCTGGATCTACATCGGCACCCAGGGCATCCTGCAGGGCACCTACGAGACCTTCGCCGCTGCGGCCCGCAAGCACTTTGGCGGCTCGCTGAAGGGCACCATCACCGTGACGGGCGGGCTGGGCGGCATGGGCGGGGCCCAGCCCCTGGCCGTCACCCTCAACGGCGGGGTGGCTATTTGCGTGGAGATAGACCCCGAGCGCATCCAGCGCCGCCTGGACACCGCCTACCTGGACGTGCGGGCCGATACCCTGGACGAGGCCCTGCGGCTGGCCGAGGAGGCCAAACGCAAAGGCCAGCCCCTCTCCATCGGCCTGCTGGGCAACGCCGCCGAGGCGCTGCCCGAGATGGTGCGGCGGGGCTTCACCCCCGATCTGGTCACCGACCAGACCAGCGCCCACGACCCCCTGTACGGCTACATTCCCATCCTGAAAGCCGACGAAGACCCGGCTCTGCTGCGCCAGCACGACCCCGAGGGCTACAAAAAGCGCGTACTGGCCGATATGGCCACCCACTGCCGGGCCATGGTGGAGATGCAAAAGCAAGGCGCGGTGGCCTTTGACTACGGCAACAACCTGCGGGCTTTCGCCAAGCTGGGGGGCTTCGAGGACGCCTTCAGCTACCCCGGCTTTGTACCGGCCTTCATCCGCGACCAGTTCTGCGAGGGGCGGGGGCCTTTTCGCTGGGTGGCGCTCTCGGGCAAGCCGGAGGACATCTACAAAACCGACCAGGCCCTGCTGAAGCTCTTCCCCGAGGACGCGGGCCTGCGCCGCTGGCTCACCGAAGGGGTCAGGAAGTTCAAGTTCCAGGGCCTCCCGGCCCGCATCTGCTGGCTGGGCTACCGGGAGCGCGATAAGGCCGGGCTCCTGTTCAACGAGATGGTACGCAAGGGCGAGCTCGAGGCCCCCATCGTAATTGGGCGCGACCACCTCGACGCGGGCAGCGTGGCCTCCCCCTACCGCGAGACCGAGGCCATGCTGGACACCTCTGACGCGGTGGCCGACTGGCCCATCCTGAACTTCGCCCTGAACGCCGTCTCGGGCGCGGCCTGGGTCAGCTTCCACCACGGCGGCGGGGTGGGGATGGGCTACAGCCTGCACGCCGGGCAGGTCACGGTGGCCGACGGCTCGGAGGAGGCCGCCTACCGCCTCGAGCGCGTCCTCACCAACGACCCCGGCACCGGGGTGATGCGCCACGCCCACGCCGGTTACGAACAGGCGAAAAACGTCGCGCGGGAGCGCGGGCTCGATCTGGCCGGGTGGGAGAAGTAG
- a CDS encoding HEAT repeat domain-containing protein, producing MAKRLEQKLAQIAELRRGEPTPAAIQTLQSIVAKDEGAAVARAAELMMEWGLFDQQAHLAQAFKRLLAGGAETDPQCWGKVALIKALRTLGWHDPEVYLLGCRCVQLEPVWGGQEDSAPSLRALSAQALAECPGVSYDRAIDALVILLADPAWNVRVGAAQAIASLGYPQGAPLLKLKVLLGDLEPRVVGACLEGLLHLARTEAIPFLRELLGHKDTAVRLEAVCALAASSLPEAVNLATSTWKTLTDPRSRKAVIAALASSHTPEALDFLLELLSKASRSEAMAVLGAIGPRLREPELLERARQAIAQNPSPALRDELEAQL from the coding sequence GTGGCGAAAAGGCTCGAGCAAAAACTAGCCCAGATTGCCGAGCTGCGGAGGGGCGAACCCACGCCCGCCGCCATCCAGACCCTTCAAAGCATCGTGGCCAAAGACGAGGGCGCCGCGGTAGCCAGGGCCGCCGAACTGATGATGGAGTGGGGTTTATTTGACCAGCAGGCCCATCTGGCCCAGGCCTTCAAACGGCTGCTGGCAGGCGGCGCAGAAACCGACCCCCAGTGCTGGGGCAAGGTGGCGCTGATTAAGGCCCTGCGAACCCTGGGCTGGCACGACCCCGAGGTGTATTTGCTGGGCTGCCGCTGCGTGCAGCTCGAGCCGGTCTGGGGCGGTCAGGAGGACAGCGCACCATCGCTACGGGCTCTGTCGGCGCAGGCCCTAGCCGAGTGTCCTGGTGTCTCTTACGACCGCGCGATAGACGCGCTGGTAATTCTGCTGGCCGACCCAGCCTGGAACGTGCGGGTCGGCGCTGCACAGGCCATTGCCAGCCTGGGCTACCCCCAGGGCGCACCCCTGCTCAAGCTAAAGGTGCTCCTGGGCGACCTCGAGCCCCGAGTGGTAGGGGCCTGCCTGGAAGGCCTCCTCCACCTTGCCCGCACCGAGGCTATACCTTTTCTGCGGGAGCTGCTGGGGCATAAAGATACCGCGGTTCGTCTGGAAGCGGTCTGTGCGTTGGCGGCCTCGAGCCTGCCCGAAGCCGTGAACCTGGCCACCAGCACCTGGAAAACCCTCACCGACCCCCGCTCGCGTAAGGCCGTGATTGCCGCGCTTGCCAGTTCACACACACCCGAGGCCCTGGACTTCCTGCTGGAATTGCTGTCCAAGGCCAGCCGCTCCGAGGCGATGGCGGTGCTGGGAGCCATCGGCCCCCGGCTGCGCGAACCCGAACTGCTCGAGCGGGCCCGGCAGGCAATCGCCCAGAACCCCAGCCCCGCCTTGCGAGACGAGCTCGAGGCCCAGCTATGA
- the hutI gene encoding imidazolonepropionase: protein MNRVFVGISELYTPNERLEQAALAVQDGRFVWVGIESNLPSEYRSWPQTDLGGRGVVPGIVDAHTHLVYGGDRLGEYLQRARGDSYEAILAAGGGIYATVRATDAASEEELYELARARAHIFLAQGVTTLEIKSGYGLLPEAELKMLRVIKKLKETLPQRVFPTLLAHVIPQGWARGGYVEMFCQELIPEVARSGLAEAVDVFCDQGAFTLEETRKILEAALSHGLKIKLHAEQIAHTGATRLAAELGALSADHLEQSTPADWQALALSSTVGTVLPGAAVILRKPFPKARAMWDAGVKVAIATDHNPGSSPLYSPWLGMQLAISLGGLSAEEALVAHTAHAALALGRADLGRIEVGAQADFVVLNSRKALEGLYRWGHLPLWKVFVGGTDCVAT from the coding sequence ATGAACCGTGTCTTCGTCGGTATCTCCGAGCTATACACGCCCAACGAAAGGCTCGAGCAGGCCGCTTTGGCCGTGCAGGACGGGCGGTTTGTCTGGGTGGGAATCGAGTCCAATCTACCCAGCGAATATCGAAGCTGGCCCCAAACCGACCTGGGCGGGCGCGGGGTGGTGCCCGGCATCGTGGACGCCCACACCCACCTGGTCTACGGCGGCGACCGGCTGGGCGAGTACCTGCAGCGCGCACGAGGCGACAGCTACGAGGCCATCCTGGCCGCGGGCGGTGGGATTTACGCCACGGTGCGGGCCACCGACGCGGCCTCCGAAGAGGAGCTATACGAGCTGGCGCGGGCTCGAGCGCACATCTTCCTGGCCCAGGGGGTCACCACCCTGGAAATCAAGAGCGGCTACGGCCTCCTGCCCGAGGCCGAACTCAAAATGCTGCGGGTGATCAAAAAACTCAAAGAAACCCTACCCCAGCGGGTCTTCCCCACCCTGCTGGCCCACGTGATCCCCCAGGGCTGGGCGCGCGGGGGGTACGTGGAGATGTTCTGCCAGGAACTCATCCCCGAGGTGGCCCGCAGCGGGCTGGCCGAGGCGGTGGACGTCTTCTGCGACCAGGGAGCCTTTACGCTCGAGGAAACCCGGAAAATCCTCGAGGCCGCCCTGTCCCACGGCCTAAAGATTAAGCTCCACGCCGAGCAGATCGCCCACACCGGAGCCACCCGGCTGGCAGCGGAACTGGGGGCTTTGTCGGCGGACCACCTTGAGCAGTCCACCCCCGCCGACTGGCAGGCCCTGGCCCTAAGCAGCACCGTGGGCACCGTTCTGCCGGGCGCTGCGGTGATCCTGCGCAAGCCCTTCCCCAAGGCCAGAGCCATGTGGGATGCAGGCGTAAAGGTAGCAATTGCCACCGACCACAACCCCGGCAGCAGCCCGCTTTATAGCCCCTGGCTGGGGATGCAGCTCGCTATTAGCCTGGGCGGCCTGAGCGCCGAGGAAGCCCTGGTGGCCCATACCGCGCACGCCGCCCTCGCGCTGGGGCGGGCAGACCTGGGCCGGATTGAGGTGGGGGCACAGGCCGATTTTGTGGTGCTGAACTCGAGGAAGGCGCTCGAGGGCCTCTACCGCTGGGGGCATCTGCCCTTGTGGAAAGTGTTCGTGGGTGGGACAGATTGTGTTGCCACCTAG
- a CDS encoding DNA-3-methyladenine glycosylase, with the protein MRKLAHQHGPAPFAPHPFPRRAPYQVLLSSIVGQQLSGKAADTIWQRLSSRFAIEPEVLYRAALEDLRAVGLSSAKARYVQDLSRFALEGGLREIEHQPDEALVAHLTQVKGIGVWTVQMFLMFGLGRPDVWPVLDLGIRKGAQKLYGVAERDELEALGERFRPYRSHAAWYLWRALE; encoded by the coding sequence CCCATTTCCGCGGCGCGCACCTTACCAGGTGCTACTCAGCTCCATTGTTGGCCAACAGCTTTCAGGCAAGGCCGCCGATACTATCTGGCAGCGCTTATCCAGCCGCTTTGCCATCGAGCCCGAGGTGCTGTACCGGGCTGCTCTCGAGGACTTACGGGCGGTGGGGCTATCCAGCGCCAAAGCCCGCTACGTGCAGGACTTGTCGCGCTTCGCGCTGGAAGGGGGGCTGCGGGAGATCGAGCACCAGCCCGACGAGGCACTTGTTGCGCACCTGACCCAGGTAAAGGGCATTGGGGTCTGGACGGTGCAGATGTTTTTGATGTTTGGCCTGGGCCGCCCCGATGTCTGGCCAGTGCTGGATCTGGGTATCCGTAAAGGCGCCCAGAAGCTGTACGGGGTGGCCGAGCGGGACGAGCTAGAGGCGCTGGGCGAGCGCTTTAGGCCCTACCGCTCCCACGCAGCTTGGTATCTGTGGCGGGCGCTGGAGTGA